The following DNA comes from Salvelinus namaycush isolate Seneca chromosome 39, SaNama_1.0, whole genome shotgun sequence.
atagactctgttatcctccccctCCAGACCTGATGTAATAGACGCTGTTATCCTCCCCCTCCAGACCTGATGTAATAgactctgttatcctccccctccagacctgatataatagactctgttatcctccccctccagacctgatataatagactctgttatcctccccctccagacctgatataatagactgttatcctcccccctccagacctgatataatagactctgttatcctccccctccagacctgatataatagactctgttatcctccccctccagacctgatgtaatagactctgttatcctcccccctccagacctgatataatagactctgttatcctccccctccagacctgatgtaatagactctgttatcctccccctccagacctgatataatagactctgttatcctcccccctccagacctgatataatagactctgttatcctcccccctccagacctgatataatagactctgttatcctccccctccagacctgatataatagactctgttatcctccccctacagacctgatataatagactctgttatcctcccccctacagacctgatataatagactctgttatcctccccctccagacctgatataatagactctgttatcctccccctccagacctgatataatagactctgttatcctcccccctccagacctgatataatagactctgttatcctccccctccagacctgatgtaatagactctgttatcctcccccctccagacctgatataatagactctgttatcctcccccctccagacctgatataatagactatgttatcctcccccctccagacctgatataatagactctgttatcctcccccctacagacctgatataatagactctgttatcctccccctccagacctgatataatagactctgttatcctccccctccagacctgatataatagactctgttatcctccccctccagacctgatataatagactctgttatcctcccccctccagacctgatataatagactctgtcatcctcccccctccagacctgatataatagactctgttatcctcccccctccagacctgatataatagactctgttatcctcccccctccagacctgatataatagacactgttatcctccccctccagacctgatataatagactctgtcatcctcccccctccagacctgatataatagactgttatcctcccccctccagacctgatataatagactctgttatcctccccctccagacctgatataatagactctgttatcctccccctccagacctgatataatagactctgttatcctccccctccagacctgatataatagactctgatatcctccccctccagacctgatataatagactctgttatcctccccctccagacctgatataatagactctgttatcctccccctccagacctgatataatagactgttatcctcccccctccagacctgatataatagactctgttatcctccccctccagacctgatataatagactctgttatcctcccccctccagacctgatataatagactctgttatcctccccctccagacctgatattatagactctgttatcctccccctccagacctgatataatagactctgttatcctccccctccagacctgatataatagactctgttatcctccccctccagacctgatataatagactctgttaccctccccctccagacctgatataatagactgttatcctcccccctccagacctgatataatagactctgttatcctccccctccagacctgatataatagactctgttatcctccccctccagacctgatataatagactctgttatcctccccctccagacctgatataatagactctgttatcctccccctccagacctgatataatagactgttatcctcccccctccagacctgatataatagactctgttatcctccccctccagacctgatataatagactctgttatcctcccccctccagacctgatataatagactctgttatcctccccctccagacctgatataatagactctgttaccctccccctccagacctgatataatagactgttatcctcccccctccagacctgatataatagactctgttatcctcccccctccagacctgatataatagactctgttatcctccccctccagacctgatataatagactctgttatcctcccccctccagacctgatataatagactctgttatcctcccccctccagacctgatataatagactctgttatcctccccctccagacctgatataatagactctgCGATCCTCCGTCCAGGGAGGCTGGACCAGCTCATCTACATCCCTCTACCAGACACAGCCTCCCGTACCGCCATCCTGAACGCCAACCTACGCAAGTCCCCAATCGCCAgagtcagtacacacacacacacacacatggacacgcactttcacagacacacacacagatacacacacacacacacacgtggacacgcacgcacacacacacacacacacacacacagacacacacacacacagacacacacacatagacacatacagacatagacacatacagacatagacacacacacacatagacacacacacacacacacatagacacatacagacacacatagacacacacacacacatagacacatacacacacacatagacacacacacacacacatagacacatacacacacacacatagacacacacacacacacatagacacatacacacacacatatacacacacacacacatagacacatacagacacacatagacacatacagacatagacacatatagacacacacacacagacacacacagacatagacacatagacacacacacatagacacacatagacacacacacacacatagacacacatagacacacacacacacatagacacatacagacatagacacatatagacacacagacacacacacatagacatacacagacgtagacacatagacacacacacatagacacacacacacatagacacatatagacacacatagacacacacacacacacacatagacacatacagacacacatagacacacacagacagacacatacagacatagacacacatagacacacatagtcacatacagacacacaatgatgatgataataataatgaacTATTTTTGTTTCTCtcccctttcttcctctctctctcccccctgtcctctcacaacgacacacacacaccaggatgtAGACCTGCCCTACCTGTCTGGTATCACCCAGGGTTTCAGTGGGGCAGACCTGACAGAGATCTGCCAGAGGGCCTGTAAGCTGGCCATCAGAGAGGCCATAGAGGCTGAGATCAAAGCAGAGCGCCAGAGGCAGACCCACCCAGGCACCGCCATGgtgagacggacggacggacggacagacagtcTGCTGTTACACAACTAACACTGCAGCTCAAACACAACCTACAGCTATGGTcagattgacagacagacagacagacagtctgctGTTACACAACTAACACTGCAGCTCAAACACAAACTACAGCTATGGTcagattgacagacagacagacagacagactgctgttACACAACTAACACTGCAGCTCAAACACAACCTACAGCTATGGTCAGATTGACAGACAGACGGACTGCTGTTACACAACTAACACTGCAATGCCATAtatctaacagacagacagacggacagacagtcTGCTGTTACACCACCAACACTGCAATACCATAtatctaacagacagacagagggacagacagagggacagacagagggacagacagagggacagatatagggacacatagagacagacagacagacatagagacagacagacatagagacagacagacatagagactgacagacagacagacagacggacggacggacggacggacagatagacagagggacagatagacagagagcgggacagacagacagacagacagagggcagacagacagacagacagacagacagacagacagacagacagacagacagacagacagacagacagacagacagacagacagacagacagacagacagacagacagagggacagacagacagagggacagacagacagagggacagacaacGCTCCCAGCTGTTACCCAACCAACACTGCAtctcacatacagtacatcacaCACTGTATTTCACACACTGTCTACCTCACACATTAAACCTTGTATACACAAAGCACGCGCACACCCAACCAATACACCAATATTATGTAACTTTAAACccacccaacctctctctcccctttcccctctctctctttctgcccctccccccactctctctttctgcccctccccccactctcccctctctctccaggatgAGGACTGTGACCCTGTTCCAGAGATCAGGAAGGATCACTTTGAGGAGGCCATGAGGTTCGCCCGGCGCTCCGTCAGCGACAATGATATCAGGAAGTATGAGATGTTCGCCCAGACACTACAGCAGAGCAGAGGCTTTGGGAACTTCAGGTAtgtactggacacacacacacacacacacacacacacacacacacacacacacacacacacacacacacacacacacacacacacacacacacacacacacacacacacacacacacacagacacacagacacacacagacacacttctcatacactgacctctctctctcctcagattcCCATCTGGCTCTCAGTCCGGAGGTCAAGGGTCGGGGTCAGGGTCAGGGGGACAGTTCAGAGACGAGGTAGAGGACGACCTCTACCAGTGAGAAGGAAGACTTGTAATCCTGGAGACAACCACCTCTATCACACCTGCCTGCATATGATGTGGAACTCTGGATCAATTAGATTGTTGTGGGAATCAAATACGGACAGAATAACTTTTAACAGCACATAACGTTTGTGCTTCTCAGCTTATCGGTGCAGTCTTAAATGTTTCTCATAATAACTGCTGCATCATAATAACTGCTGCATCATAACAACTGCTGATTCATAACAACTGCTGCATCATAATAACTGCTGCATCATAATAACTGCTGCATCATAATAACTGGTGCATCATAATAACTGGTGCATCATAATAACTGCTGCATCTTAACAACTGCTGCATCATAATAACTGCTGCATCATAATAACTGCTGCATCATAATAACTGCTGCATCATAATAACTGGTGCATCATAATAACTGGTGCATCATAATAACTGGTGCATCATAATAACTGGTGCATCATAATAACTGGTGCATCATAAATAACTGCTGCATCATAATAACTGCTGCATCATAACAACTGCTGCATCATAATAACTGCTGCATCATAATAACTGCTGCATCATAATAACTGCTGCATCATAATAACTGCTGCATCATAATAACTGCTGCATCATAATAACTGGTGCATCATAAATAACTGGTGCATCATAAATAACTGGTGCATCATAATAACTGGTGCATCATAATAACTGGTGCATTTGAGGAATCGAGTCTGTTTGTTTTTTCTTGGAAGAATAATTTGTAAAAGCTGGATGATCAAAGTACAATGAATATAACtgtgattgttgttgttgttgtgtttgagCTGGTCATCATGGAAGGAATGCTGATTAAAATCTGAAATGTAATCAATTTAGTATTTTACTATTAAAACAACTCTGACATAATAATATCCATACATTTTCATTGTTAACAACAGAAGAAGCTATTGTAAACAGAAGAACTCAAGAATGAGTGAAATATTATCATAAAGAGACGTATACTTGGAATATGGAATAGGAacggagggaaaaagagaggaggtggaagagcgtgaggaaggaagagagtgagggaggaggagggtgatggggggaagagagtgagggaggaagaGTGTGGGGGAtggtgagggaggaagagggtgatggagggaagagagtgagggaggaagagggtgatggagggaagagagtgagggaggaagaGTGTGAGGGagtgtgtttctgctggtcagagggatCAGGCGCTCCGCGTTACACGAATGGGGACAAGagatgtgaattgttttgctctaAAGAAAAGGacaccattgaaaggagtgattgcTGGGGTAGCGGTAAATATGAAAGTGGACAAACTAAAGGGGAAGATTCCCGGTGCTGGTGATACTCgtcgtttggtgcgacgcagaaAGGGTGGCGTGAGTGGTGAAATAGAAGAGTCATAGTCtgtccttttgagttttgatgttgagtcatTGCCCGACAAAGTGATGTCAGCATATACAAGTTATCCTGTACGAGCTTTTGTGCCTAATccattacgttgttacaggtgtcaagcttctgggcatgtggcagcagtgtgtaggagggaggttcctaggtgtgagaaatGTGCaaaagggcatgagacaaaggaatgtgtagcattggggaaagtagtggtatgtgttaattgtagggatgcccatgttcagaaatgtccggtgcgagagaggcaggttgaggtttccagggttagagtagttaGAGGGTATCATATGCTGAGGCACAGTAGCGGTGcttgggtaaaatcactggggaagccaagtcagtaaaaaagccatattacaacctatgttgtgataatcGCGCTGTTTGCTGGAAAATAAATTAAACTACACATTCGTTTGATtaatcacaaaaccggagagcaacatctgtccgagGGAATTCCACAAAGCAATTAAAGATATTTGAACAGGAAttccacaaagcaaatattgcatgtaacaaacagtgaCATGACATACAGCATGGTCCAGAAGGTTAATGTTTTCTACAGTTTACTAAACcactactgatttagaaccatgAAGTTACctcaagtcagcacaaagacaccAGCAGCATCTCCtccgctattccagcaccatttacaCTTAAACATTTAAATGTCATCAAATCAACTAGGCTATAATACAGTGAAAACAAACTTTAAAAATaccaaaacaatttagtccaatcaatgttgctaaatGTCATGTGgatgtccatggtactgatttcggtctgtgtgtgtgcgtgcgtgtgcaagtaaaaaaataaataatagttgaacaccaatgccatcctcctctctttcatcttGGAAAAACGGTCTATGCTTCTGTCATACAGTatgattttagtttttgttgACATAAGCTACCTATCTAAAATGCTTGCTAGCTTGATTTCCTCGCATGGGCAACAATCATCACAGCCCAGTGGCACAATATATGCATTTATGGTTAGATAAGATTTGGCatcataatcattggcctgtacagagaattaGGTCAAAACCACTagtccaaatccccatctccatccattaCTTAGAAAAGGGCAGATTTAGCAAAAATAAAAAAGAAATTATTTTTTTCTTTGGATGTGATTTCATTGGTGTGAAACCAAATACAAACTGGCCTCCCTTGGGCGGGCGTTTTGCTGTGCTAGGACAACACACAGTTGAActcagctcaatgctgattgagcaattattttatatattttttttatcaagaGAAGCGaaatgcttgctggcatcaatcaatcaactgCTACGGAGGCAACATGTCATACTCGTTTGGTCcaaacagcatcagatacatgggctacacatactgagacagcgcTGTGTGGAACGTATGCGCTGTGTGGAACGTATGCGTTGCGGAACCAATGTCACACATGGTGCTATGTCCGGGGAGGTGTTTCACTCTAGTACGGCTCGACTTGTTTATTTCCGTTGCATAAAGGAAGTAGCTCGTTGGGTCTTGTGGAGGTGACCGAATGGCAGATTTATTCTGTCAATCTTGAATTAGTTCTCCTAGAGTCGTAGGAAACAccgattattttatttttattgtgaaaaaaTACCGTTAGCACCATGGGAGCTCACCTCGCGCGGCGGTATATCACCGAGACGGAGACCGAGCCTGACCCTGCGAAACCGTTTGGCTTTGACCCCGAATTCGGCTTcgatgagaggaaagagagaggtttGTGTTGTCGACTCTGTTTTGGTCTGAACGTGTGACCGTACAGGAGTATGCTTGCAAAGTGTCTGCTGGTGGACTCTTGTCATGTCCATGGAAAGTAAAGTCCGCTAGCAAGCTAACTGCAACTAGTAACGTTagtggctagctaacgttacccaaATTTAGCTAGCATGATATGTTCCCTATTAAATATAACTTGAGTATTTCGCCCCCTTTCTATTCGTGTAGAGTAcgtttttattttaataaaactGTCAGTTCAGACAGCAATATGGTTTTGAACAGATATATTTTAATAGAACTGTCAGTTCAGACAGAAATATGGTTTTTAACAGATATTCCCCGTCCTGTCAAAATCAGTCATAAATCCCGGGTGCATCTCAATAATTCAATGTCTTCCTCGTCTCCATTCCTTACTCTGTGAAAGAGTAGTTGCTTCCCAACAGTACACGCATTCCTCGCATACATATAATGCGTCACGGAACATGCAAGGCTTCACTTATACACATCTCAGGACATAGTCTACTCCTTTCTTTGTTGACAATTttcaatttgtgtgtgtgtccactagTAAAGATGGTGGCCTCACCCATTAACCCCTGGTGCAACGTGTTATCTTGTCTCCCTGGTAGAGATGATGACCTCACCCATTAACCCCTGGTGTAACATGTTATCTTGTCTCCCTGGTAGAGATGATGGCCTCCCCCCATTAACCCCTGGGGTAACATGTTATCTTGTCCCCCTGGTAGAGATGATGGCCTCCCCCCATTAACCCCTGGGGTAACATGTTATCTTGTCCCCCTGGTAGAGATGATGGCCTCCCCCCATTAACCCCTGGTGTAACGTGTTATCTTGTCCCCCTGGTAGAGATGATGACCTCCCCCCATTAACCCCTGGTGTAACATGTTATCTTGTCCCCCTGGTAGAGATGATGGCCTCACCCATTAACCCCTGGGGTAACATGTTATCTTGTCCCCCTGGTAGAGATGATGGCCTCCCCCATTAACCCCTGGGGTAACATGTTATCTTGTCCCCCTGGTAGAGATGATGGCCTCCCCCCATTAACCCCTGGGGTAACATGTTATCTTGTCCCCCTGGTAGAGATGATGGCCTCACCCATTAACCCCTGGTGTAACGTGTTATCTTGTCCCCCTGGTAGAGATGGTGGCCACCCAGGCCCAGATGAACCTGGCCCAGGTCCCTGTACTCCAGAGGGACTACTGCGCCCACCACCTCATCAAGCTCATGAAGTGTAAGAGGGACAACTGGCCCAACTTCCTGGCCTGTAAACACGAGAGACACGACTGGGACTACTGCGAGCACCAGGAGTAAGTATCTGCCTGGTTCTAGGTGTAGGTCGAGGTTTAGCAGCACCAGGAGTAAGTATCTGCCTGGTTCTAGGTGTAGGTCGAGGTTTAGCAGCACCAGGAGTAAGTATCTGCCTGGTTCTAGGTGTAGGTCGAGGTTTAGCAGCACCAGGAGTAAGTATCTGCCTGGTTCTAGGTGTAGGTCGAGGTTTAGCAGCACCAGGAGTAAGTATCTGCCTGGTTCTAGGTGTAGGTCGAGGTTTAGCAGCACCAGGAGTAAGTATCTGCCTGGTTCTAGGTGTAGGTCGAGGTTTAGCAGCACCAGGAGTAAGTATCTGCCTGGTTCTAGGTGTAGGTCGAGGTTTAGCAGCACCAGGAGTAAGTATCTGCCTGGTTCTAGGTGTAGGTCGAGGTTTAGCAGCACCAGGAGTAAGTATCTGCCTGGTTCTAGGTGTAGGTCGAGGTTTAGCAGCACCAGGAGTAAGTATCTGCCTGGTTCTAGGTGTAGGTCGAGGTTTAGCAGCACCAGGAGTAAGTATCTGCCTGGTTCTAGGTGTAGGTCGAGGTTTAGCAGCACATGGAGTTTGTTTCTGTCTTTCCTGGACACACTTTATGGTTGCATTCCAGCCAGGGTTTCCTGTTTAAATCCCACTGGGGTCATGTCCAATGTTCCCTGTTTAAATCCCACTGGGGTCATGTCCAATGTTCCCTGTTTAAATCCCACTGGGGTCATGTCCAATGTTCCCTGTTTAAATCCCACTGGGGTCATGTCTAATGTTCCCTGTTTAAATCCCACTGGGGTCATGTCTAATGTTCCCTGTTTAAATCACACTGGGGTCATGTCCAATGTTCCCTGTTTAAATCCCACTGAGGGTCATGTCTAATGTTCCCTGTTTAAATCCCACTGAGGGTCATGTCTAATGTTCCCTGTTTAAATCCCACTGGGGTCATGTCTAATGTTCCCTGTTTAAATCCCACTGGGGTCATGTCCAATGTTCCCTGTTTAAATCTCACTGAGGGTCATGTTCCCTGTTTAAATCCCACTGGCGGTCATGTCCAATGTTCCATGTTTAAATCCCACTGGGGTCATGTCTAATGTTCCCTGTTTAAATCCCACTGGGGTCATGTCCAATGTTCCCTGTTTAAATCCCACTGAGGTCATGTTCCCTGTTTAAATCTCACTGAGGGTCATGTCCAATGTTCCCTGTTTAAATTGTTCCCTGTAAATCGTTCAATGTTCCCTGTTTAaatagacagtagccaataggctgtaccaTCAGGTGGTGTTCAAtgcaggtctacagtaacctataggtggtgtttaatgcaggtctacagtaacctataggtggtgtttaatgcaggtctacagtaacctataggtggggtttaatgcaggtctacagtaacctacaggtggtgtttaatgcaggtctacagtaacctataggtggtgtttaatgcaggtctacaggtggtgtttaatgcaggtctacagtaacctataggtggGGTTTAATacaggtctacagtaacctataggtggggtttaatgcaggtctacagtaacctatagctggggtttaatgcaggtctacagtaacctataggtggtgtttaatgcaggtctacaggtggtgtttaatgcaggtctacagtaacctataggtggtgtttaatgcaggtctacagtaacctataggtggtgtttaatgcaggtctacagtaacctataggtggggtttaatgcaggtctacagtaacctataggtggggtttaatgcaggtctacagtaacctataggtggtgtttaatgcaggtctacagtaacctataggtggGGTTTAATGCAGGTCTATAGGTGGTGTTTAAtgcaggtctacagtaacctataggtggggtttaatgcaggtctacagtaacctataggtggggtttaatgcaggtctacagtaacctataggtggTGTTTAATGCAGGCCTATAGGTGGGGTTCAATGCAGGTCTATAGGTGGTGTTTAATGCAGGTCTATAGGTGGTGTTTAAtgcaggtctacagtaacctataggtggGGTTCAATGCAGGTCTATAGGTGGGGTTTAATGCAGGTCTATAGGTGGTGTTTAAtgcaggtctacagtaacctataggtggtgtttaatgcaggtctacagtaacctataggtggtgttcaatgcaggtctacagtaacctataggtggtgttcaatgcaggtctacagtaacctataggtggtgtttaatgcaggtctacagtaacctataggtggtgtttaatgcaggtctacagtaacctataggtggtgtttaatgcaggtctacagtaacctataggtggtgtttaatgcaggtctacagtaacctataggtggGGTTTAATGCAGGCCTATAGGTGGTGTTTAATGCAGGCCTATAGGTGGTGTTTAAtgcaggtctacagtaacctataggtggtgtttaatgcaggtctacagtaacctataggtggtgtttaatgcaggcctacagtaacctataggtggtgtttaatgcaggcctacagtaacctataggtggtgtttaatgcaggcctataggtggtgtttaatgcaggtctacagtaacctataggtggtgtttaatgcaggtctacagtaacctataggtggtgtttaatgcaggtctacagtaacctataggtggtgtttaatgcaggtctacagtaacctataggtggtgtttaatgcaggtctacagtaacctataggtggtgtttaatgcaggtctacagtaacctataggtggtgtttaatgcaggtctacagtaacctataggtggtgtttaatgcaggtctacagtaacctataggtggtgtttaatgcaggtctacagtaacctataggtggtgtttaatgcaggtctacagtaacctataggtggtgtttaatgcaggtctacagtaacctataggtggGGTTTAATGCAGGCCTATAGGTGGTGTTTAATGCAGGCCTATAGGTGGTGTTTAAtgcaggtctacagtaacctataggtggtgtttaatgcaggtctacagtaacctataggtggtgtttaatgcaggtctacagtaacctataggtggtgtttaatgcaggtctacagtaacctataggtggtgtttaatgcaggtctacagtaacctataggtggtgtttaatgcaggtctacagtaacctataggtggtgtttaatgcaggtctacagtaacctataggtggtgtttaatgcaggtctacagtaacctataggtggtgtttaatgcaggtctacagtaacctataggtggtgtttaatgcaggtctacagtaacctataggtggtgtttaatgcaggtctacagtaacctataggtggGGTTTAATGCAGGCCTATAGGTGGTGTTTAATGCAGgcctacagtaacctataggtggtgtttaatgcaggcctacagtaacctataggtggtgtttaatgcaggcctataggtggtgtttaatgcaggtctacagtaacctataggtggGGTTTAATGCAGgcctacagtaacctataggtggggtttaatgcaggtctacagtaacctataggtggggtttaatgcaggtctacagtaacctataggtggtgtttaatgcaggcctataggtggtgtttaatgcaggtctacagtaacctataggtggtgtttaatgcaggtctacaggtggtgtttaatgcaggtctacagtaacctataggtggggtttaatgcaggtctacagtaacctataggtggtgtttaatgcaggtctacagtaacctataggtggGGTTTAATGCAGgcctacagtaacctataggtggtgtttaatacaggtctacagtaacctataggtggggtttaatgcaggtctacagtaacctatagctggggtttaatgcaggtctacagtaacctataggtggtgtttaatgcaggtctacaggtggtgtttaatgcaggcctacagtaacctataggtggtgtttaatgcaggtctacagtaacctatagctGGGGTTTAATACAGGCCTACAGTAACCTATAGCTGGGGTTTAAtgcaggtctacagtaacctataggtggtgtttaatgcaggtc
Coding sequences within:
- the LOC120032427 gene encoding transitional endoplasmic reticulum ATPase-like, with protein sequence PDIIDSAILRPGRLDQLIYIPLPDTASRTAILNANLRKSPIARDVDLPYLSGITQGFSGADLTEICQRACKLAIREAIEAEIKAERQRQTHPGTAMDEDCDPVPEIRKDHFEEAMRFARRSVSDNDIRKYEMFAQTLQQSRGFGNFRFPSGSQSGGQGSGSGSGGQFRDEVEDDLYQ
- the ndufb7 gene encoding NADH dehydrogenase [ubiquinone] 1 beta subcomplex subunit 7, coding for MGAHLARRYITETETEPDPAKPFGFDPEFGFDERKEREMVATQAQMNLAQVPVLQRDYCAHHLIKLMKCKRDNWPNFLACKHERHDWDYCEHQDYVMRMKEYERERRLQMRKKRVEEAQAA